One Kitasatospora sp. MAP12-44 DNA segment encodes these proteins:
- a CDS encoding SURF1 family protein — MILTLVFLALIPAMTWLGLWQFHRYQQTNRQNGSINASLAAPPVAMDVISKPGGTVPADDTYRTVTAVGHYDTAHEFVVRQRTDAAGDSIGFYVVTPLVTAQGEAVLVNRGWVAPAGGGSASDYPPVPPAPSGQLTVTGRLRPDETSASTGIRERYGMPPRQYMLINSGQQAKQLPEPVVAGYLELTATSPTPPASDQAEQVPSPSGSNSSQSGDDAVVGKGVHLPYAIQWWLFALLIPAGWVVLFRRELRETREKRESAAAEAAA, encoded by the coding sequence GTGATCCTGACCCTCGTCTTCCTCGCGCTCATTCCCGCCATGACCTGGCTGGGTCTCTGGCAGTTCCACCGCTACCAGCAGACCAACCGGCAGAACGGGAGCATCAACGCCAGCCTGGCCGCGCCGCCGGTGGCGATGGACGTCATCTCCAAGCCCGGCGGCACCGTGCCGGCCGACGACACGTACCGCACCGTCACCGCCGTCGGGCACTACGACACCGCGCACGAGTTCGTGGTCCGCCAGCGCACCGACGCCGCGGGCGACTCGATCGGGTTTTACGTGGTGACGCCGCTGGTCACCGCGCAGGGCGAGGCGGTGCTGGTGAACCGGGGCTGGGTCGCGCCGGCCGGCGGCGGTTCGGCGAGCGACTACCCGCCGGTGCCGCCCGCTCCCTCGGGGCAGCTGACCGTGACCGGGCGGCTGCGGCCGGACGAGACCAGCGCCTCCACCGGCATCCGCGAGCGCTACGGGATGCCCCCGCGGCAGTACATGCTGATCAACAGCGGGCAGCAGGCCAAGCAGCTACCCGAACCGGTGGTCGCGGGCTACCTGGAGTTGACGGCGACCAGCCCCACCCCGCCGGCCTCCGACCAGGCCGAACAGGTACCCAGCCCGAGCGGCTCCAACAGCAGCCAGTCCGGCGACGACGCGGTGGTCGGCAAGGGCGTGCACCTGCCGTACGCCATCCAGTGGTGGCTGTTCGCCCTGCTGATCCCGGCCGGCTGGGTGGTCCTGTTCCGCCGCGAGCTGCGCGAAACCCGGGAGAAGCGCGAGAGCGCGGCGGCGGAAGCGGCGGCCTGA
- a CDS encoding glycosyl hydrolase family 28-related protein, protein MTSDSIDKSGQSGISTSRRSILGRTFAGAAGIAALTMAMPDTPAAAAGAGQGITDWVNAVTQFGADPSGATDSTSAIQQALNSLSATGGVVYLQVGTYVCNQAKLTAVDGVALQGAGHASAIHFDGTVNPTLFGMGDTTRRSFCIRDIGIIQTNASAAGTAIDASYFINSDFTRLLIAGTTAAPNIGIDINGGSAYYNWVNWCQVNAAGTNAIGIRISNGSNNNHVVGGRVFLPAGDPSNTGYYINAKSCSLQSPNCQEAGGVGIDVGLTGVATTITDAYLEDNAVANLRFAAGVLSPTVIGGTIENDTQFTPNIVDNGAISPIILNARTSHGGDIYAHTKAMIGNTWQAEDHGLISWAYDPAAISASSDLVSGTAYFVKLPVRYVTTISAVWFDVAAAATVTTPGTNFFGLYHLSPGSNTVVQLAAGSADNVLKSVGMQSVPITPQVVTPGYLYACVMAGGYTGTVSLGRNAGSGAVGNLNLPVAGYRFFQNTTGNTTAPASINLLTNATPPAAFWAAVS, encoded by the coding sequence GTGACCAGCGACTCGATCGACAAATCAGGTCAATCCGGAATCAGCACGAGCAGGCGGTCGATTCTGGGTCGCACCTTTGCCGGTGCCGCCGGAATCGCCGCGCTCACGATGGCGATGCCGGACACGCCGGCCGCGGCTGCCGGCGCCGGCCAGGGCATCACCGACTGGGTCAATGCGGTCACCCAGTTCGGCGCGGACCCCAGCGGGGCGACCGACAGCACCAGCGCGATCCAGCAGGCGCTGAACTCGCTGTCGGCGACCGGGGGCGTGGTCTACCTGCAGGTCGGCACCTATGTGTGCAACCAGGCCAAGCTGACCGCGGTGGACGGCGTCGCCCTCCAGGGCGCCGGCCACGCATCGGCCATCCATTTCGACGGGACGGTCAATCCGACCCTTTTCGGAATGGGTGACACGACACGGCGGAGTTTCTGCATCCGCGATATCGGCATCATTCAGACGAATGCCTCGGCGGCGGGCACGGCCATCGATGCGAGCTATTTCATCAACTCGGACTTCACCCGGCTGCTGATCGCCGGCACGACCGCTGCGCCGAACATCGGCATCGATATCAACGGGGGCAGCGCCTACTACAACTGGGTGAACTGGTGCCAGGTCAACGCGGCCGGGACCAATGCGATCGGGATCCGGATCAGCAACGGCTCGAACAACAACCACGTGGTCGGCGGGCGGGTGTTCCTGCCGGCCGGTGACCCCAGCAACACCGGTTACTACATCAATGCGAAATCCTGCTCGCTCCAGTCGCCGAACTGCCAGGAAGCCGGCGGGGTCGGCATCGACGTGGGACTCACCGGCGTCGCCACCACCATCACCGACGCGTATCTCGAGGACAACGCCGTCGCCAACCTGCGGTTCGCGGCCGGGGTGCTGTCGCCCACCGTCATCGGCGGCACGATCGAGAACGACACCCAGTTCACGCCCAACATCGTCGACAACGGCGCCATCAGTCCGATCATCCTGAACGCCAGGACCTCGCACGGCGGCGACATATACGCCCACACCAAGGCGATGATCGGCAACACCTGGCAGGCGGAGGACCACGGCCTGATCTCCTGGGCCTACGACCCCGCGGCCATTTCCGCCAGCTCGGACCTGGTGTCCGGTACCGCGTACTTCGTCAAACTGCCGGTGCGGTACGTCACGACGATTTCGGCCGTCTGGTTCGACGTCGCCGCGGCCGCGACCGTGACGACGCCCGGCACCAACTTCTTCGGTCTCTACCACCTCAGCCCCGGCTCCAACACGGTCGTCCAGCTGGCCGCGGGAAGCGCCGACAACGTGCTCAAGTCGGTGGGCATGCAGTCGGTCCCGATCACTCCCCAGGTGGTGACCCCCGGATACCTCTACGCGTGCGTCATGGCCGGCGGCTACACGGGCACCGTGTCGCTGGGCCGCAATGCCGGCAGCGGCGCGGTCGGCAATCTCAACCTTCCGGTCGCGGGATACCGGTTCTTCCAGAACACCACGGGAAACACCACGGCCCCGGCGTCGATCAACCTGCTGACCAACGCGACTCCCCCTGCGGCCTTCTGGGCGGCGGTGAGCTGA
- a CDS encoding LysR substrate-binding domain-containing protein, translated as MELELDPKRLLVLHAVTRAGGIAAAARGLAVTPSAVSQALARLEQQAGVALLDRAGGRLELTEAGRALAARGARIADELASAARDLAEHGQLGGRVTLGVTLGVLTTVGTAVVPLLAAGYPGLTVELREAEHPASLQELRRGLLDVVVLTADREHAPPVPDGAQCRVAMEDEYRLVVPESWSPTPVSVADLAGRPWISAPPDSARGHAFARFAREHGLRPAREHLAVTAAAVRAMLAAQLGAVIVPASSAAQQERRTVTGIPVTGTFETRVLYRSSAGEPSPAVGAVLLALRQAVLDSAERLAARGVLEREPIVKQSLWGRP; from the coding sequence GTGGAGCTCGAGCTGGATCCGAAGCGGCTGCTGGTGCTGCATGCCGTCACCCGGGCCGGCGGGATCGCGGCGGCCGCGCGGGGGCTGGCGGTGACGCCCTCGGCCGTCTCGCAGGCGCTGGCCCGGCTGGAGCAGCAGGCGGGGGTCGCACTCCTCGACCGCGCCGGCGGTCGCCTGGAGCTGACCGAGGCCGGGCGGGCGCTGGCCGCTCGGGGGGCCCGGATAGCCGATGAACTCGCCTCGGCCGCACGGGACCTGGCCGAGCACGGGCAGCTCGGCGGACGGGTCACCCTGGGCGTCACGCTCGGTGTGCTGACCACCGTGGGCACCGCCGTCGTCCCGCTGCTGGCGGCCGGATACCCGGGCCTGACGGTGGAGTTGCGCGAGGCCGAGCACCCGGCGAGCCTTCAGGAGCTGCGCCGCGGCCTGCTGGACGTGGTGGTGCTGACCGCTGACCGCGAGCACGCTCCGCCGGTCCCGGACGGCGCGCAGTGCCGGGTGGCGATGGAGGACGAGTACCGGCTGGTGGTGCCGGAGAGCTGGTCGCCGACCCCGGTGTCGGTCGCGGACCTGGCCGGACGGCCGTGGATCAGCGCCCCGCCGGACTCCGCGCGCGGCCACGCCTTCGCCCGGTTCGCCCGGGAGCACGGCCTACGGCCCGCACGCGAGCATCTGGCGGTCACCGCCGCCGCCGTGCGCGCCATGCTGGCGGCCCAGTTGGGAGCGGTGATCGTGCCGGCCAGCTCGGCCGCGCAGCAGGAGCGCCGCACGGTGACCGGGATCCCGGTCACCGGCACGTTCGAAACCCGTGTGCTGTACCGGAGTTCGGCCGGTGAGCCGTCGCCGGCGGTGGGCGCGGTGCTGCTCGCACTGCGGCAGGCGGTGCTCGACTCCGCCGAGCGGCTCGCCGCCCGCGGCGTGCTGGAGCGCGAGCCGATCGTCAAGCAGTCCCTCTGGGGACGTCCTTAG
- a CDS encoding Ig domain-containing protein yields MTRLNSGLFRRGKRAVFTSLVVAMAAAGLVNPLSATAAPHIGAAIAIAAKPGTPKIPAAPAATTKRVAGRLNAARPAPAGAAKGSGGTVKPQLSDGADPGPGGDGNVANEYDLPLTYKGSQDSTGVVIGAPKVYLVVWGSQWGTPSTNSTGDTVLSHDADQAVPYQQDFFKGLGSSGDGWSAVLTQYCEGIASGSMQCPSNAAHIPYPAPGSVLAGVWVDNAAPAPQSANEPQLGAEALAAAQHFGNTTAAQNRNVQYVIDSPQGTDPDKWRELGYCAWHDFQRSSYGSLAYTNMPYLTDVAGCGTNWFGENTPRGRLDGYGIIGGHEYAETVTDPNTPGGWTDATGQELGDKCAWIPQGSNGGLFTENLSTGSFPLQTLWSNADHLCMASDPIYTGPSLVLSTMCDRTDAPNSPLSIPAIAADATGSAVSYSATGLPAGLSINASTGVISGSSAGTGGYQRITVNAKDAQGKTATAGFWEDVTAGGQHGCSGIEQLTDPGFENGSADVDHTVMTDAWSPSGYNVITPSSLHAAHSGQWYAWLGQDAGNTDSITNYLNTYPGYTSANFSFYLDTETTNTSAKPDTLSLIAIDQYTGQPLGTVRTWSSAGSTPGYQYQSVDLTPFINQVGFGTDHRSAARLERDRRHPHHGLPGGRRLGPRVLNHLHRP; encoded by the coding sequence GTGACCAGACTCAACTCCGGTCTGTTCCGGCGCGGCAAAAGAGCAGTGTTCACCAGCCTCGTCGTGGCCATGGCCGCCGCCGGGCTCGTCAACCCGCTCTCCGCCACGGCCGCTCCGCACATCGGCGCCGCCATCGCGATAGCGGCCAAGCCCGGCACCCCGAAGATCCCGGCCGCTCCCGCCGCGACGACCAAGCGCGTGGCGGGCCGGCTGAACGCCGCCAGGCCCGCTCCGGCCGGCGCCGCCAAGGGCTCGGGTGGAACGGTGAAGCCGCAGCTCAGCGATGGTGCGGACCCGGGCCCTGGCGGCGACGGGAACGTCGCCAACGAGTACGACCTGCCGCTGACGTACAAGGGCAGCCAGGACTCGACCGGTGTGGTCATCGGTGCGCCGAAGGTCTACCTGGTGGTCTGGGGCTCCCAGTGGGGCACGCCGTCCACCAACTCCACCGGCGACACCGTGCTGTCGCACGACGCCGACCAGGCCGTCCCGTACCAGCAGGACTTCTTCAAGGGCCTCGGCAGCTCCGGCGACGGCTGGAGCGCGGTGCTGACCCAGTACTGCGAGGGCATCGCCAGCGGCAGCATGCAGTGCCCGTCGAACGCCGCCCACATCCCCTACCCCGCGCCCGGCAGCGTGCTGGCCGGCGTCTGGGTGGACAACGCCGCGCCGGCCCCGCAGTCGGCGAACGAGCCGCAGCTCGGCGCCGAGGCCCTGGCCGCCGCCCAGCACTTCGGCAACACCACCGCGGCGCAGAACCGCAATGTGCAGTACGTCATCGACTCGCCGCAGGGCACCGACCCCGACAAGTGGCGCGAGCTCGGCTACTGCGCCTGGCACGACTTCCAGCGCTCCTCCTACGGCTCGCTGGCGTACACCAACATGCCGTACCTGACCGATGTCGCGGGCTGCGGCACCAACTGGTTCGGTGAGAACACCCCGCGCGGCCGGCTGGACGGCTACGGCATCATCGGCGGCCACGAGTACGCCGAGACCGTCACCGACCCGAACACCCCCGGCGGTTGGACCGACGCCACCGGCCAGGAACTCGGCGACAAGTGCGCCTGGATCCCGCAGGGCTCCAACGGCGGCCTCTTCACCGAGAACCTGTCGACCGGCTCGTTCCCGCTGCAGACCCTGTGGTCCAACGCCGACCACCTCTGCATGGCCTCCGACCCGATCTACACCGGTCCCTCCCTCGTCCTGAGCACCATGTGCGACCGGACCGACGCCCCCAACTCGCCGCTCTCGATCCCGGCGATCGCCGCGGACGCCACCGGGTCGGCGGTCAGCTACAGCGCCACCGGCCTGCCGGCCGGCCTGAGCATCAACGCGAGCACCGGCGTCATCAGCGGTAGCTCGGCGGGCACCGGCGGCTACCAGCGGATCACCGTCAACGCCAAGGACGCCCAGGGCAAGACCGCCACCGCGGGCTTCTGGGAGGACGTGACGGCCGGCGGCCAGCACGGCTGCAGCGGCATCGAGCAGCTGACCGACCCCGGCTTCGAGAACGGTTCGGCCGACGTCGACCACACCGTGATGACCGACGCGTGGAGCCCATCCGGCTACAACGTGATCACCCCGTCCAGCCTGCACGCGGCGCACTCGGGCCAGTGGTACGCCTGGCTCGGCCAGGACGCCGGCAACACCGACTCGATCACCAACTACCTGAACACGTACCCCGGTTACACCTCCGCCAACTTCTCCTTCTACCTGGACACCGAGACCACCAACACCTCGGCCAAGCCGGACACGCTGTCGCTGATCGCCATCGACCAGTACACCGGCCAGCCGCTCGGCACGGTCAGGACCTGGAGCAGCGCGGGCTCCACCCCCGGCTACCAGTACCAGTCGGTCGACCTGACCCCGTTCATCAACCAGGTCGGCTTCGGTACGGACCATCGGTCTGCAGCTCGTCTCGAACGAGACCGGCGCCACCCCCACCACGGCCTTCCTGGTGGACGACGCCTCGGGCCGCGAGTCCTGAACCACCTGCACCGCCCGTAG
- a CDS encoding AI-2E family transporter, translated as MPAPSRGPSGSPSGSPGSRNAARRAALARRPPVEPPGRVGPGVQRAAGYAWRLLVIGGALYAVLLVVSRLVLPAAAVFVALVITAILRPVADLLHRVLPRVPAVVVAVLGSLLLLAGLLALVGETVAGEWNKLAHDFSGGIDRIEKWLEGSPFHLHPGALAGLQAKLSSFVATHRAALVSTAVNEAGHVVQIATGGALALFCAVFFIHSGDAMWRWAQLRLPAGSRAATARAGQAAWRTFAGYTRGIMIISATNATLVGIALVVLGVPLALPLTVLEFFATLIPLIGSPVALAVAAVVALAAKGPVTALIVLALIVVIGQIEGHLLHPLVMSWAVRIHPVVVALSVAAGGILSGVIGAVVAVPIVSVAWAVICELHGPAVE; from the coding sequence ATGCCAGCGCCGAGCAGAGGGCCGAGCGGATCGCCCAGTGGATCGCCGGGCAGCAGGAACGCCGCTCGCCGGGCCGCCCTGGCCCGGCGACCGCCGGTCGAGCCGCCGGGGCGGGTCGGGCCCGGGGTGCAGCGGGCGGCCGGCTACGCCTGGCGGCTGCTGGTGATCGGCGGCGCGCTCTACGCGGTGCTGCTGGTGGTCAGCCGCCTGGTGCTGCCCGCGGCCGCGGTCTTCGTCGCCCTGGTGATCACCGCCATCCTGCGGCCGGTGGCCGACCTGCTGCACCGGGTGCTGCCGCGGGTGCCGGCCGTCGTGGTGGCCGTGCTGGGCTCGCTGCTGCTGCTCGCCGGGCTGCTCGCGCTGGTCGGCGAGACGGTGGCCGGCGAGTGGAACAAGCTGGCCCACGACTTCAGCGGCGGGATCGACCGGATCGAGAAGTGGCTGGAGGGCTCGCCGTTCCATCTGCACCCGGGCGCCCTTGCCGGGCTCCAGGCCAAGCTCAGCTCCTTCGTCGCCACGCACCGCGCGGCGCTGGTCAGCACGGCGGTGAACGAGGCCGGACACGTGGTGCAGATCGCCACCGGCGGGGCGCTGGCGCTGTTCTGCGCGGTCTTCTTCATCCACTCGGGCGACGCCATGTGGCGCTGGGCGCAGCTCCGGCTCCCGGCGGGCTCGCGGGCCGCCACCGCGCGGGCCGGGCAGGCCGCCTGGCGGACCTTCGCCGGCTACACCCGGGGCATCATGATCATCTCTGCCACCAATGCGACCCTGGTCGGGATCGCGCTGGTGGTCCTCGGGGTGCCGCTGGCGCTGCCGCTGACCGTGCTGGAGTTCTTCGCCACCCTGATCCCGCTGATCGGCTCGCCGGTCGCCCTGGCGGTCGCGGCCGTGGTGGCGCTGGCGGCGAAGGGGCCGGTCACCGCGCTGATCGTGCTGGCGCTGATCGTGGTGATCGGCCAGATCGAGGGGCATCTGCTGCACCCGCTGGTGATGAGCTGGGCGGTGCGGATCCACCCCGTCGTGGTGGCGCTCTCGGTGGCCGCCGGCGGCATCCTGTCCGGCGTGATCGGCGCGGTCGTCGCCGTCCCGATCGTCTCGGTGGCCTGGGCGGTGATCTGCGAGCTGCACGGCCCGGCCGTGGAATGA
- a CDS encoding cupin domain-containing protein — protein sequence MTDTPPTGWLDAFCAELRGHRRGAPSTSTVLTAPWCGPALGLSWYRRLLGGGIRPPQVAVLRGGEMVPALDFCRPGKSAANYAVPVADPLALIRQLEDGCTVLLPRIDQWNAEVAALSGALGRLLGCKVEASLSATAFGAERLAARHEDGDLLLVQLNGAKSWRIHPGPGADVLDTELTAGRLLYLPRGSAHAATGSEGLSVHLTFALRDHDARRPQPATRQLLLSAVPA from the coding sequence ATGACGGACACCCCGCCGACCGGCTGGCTCGACGCCTTCTGCGCCGAGCTGCGCGGCCACCGCCGCGGCGCACCGAGTACCTCGACCGTGCTGACGGCACCGTGGTGCGGCCCCGCGCTCGGCCTGTCCTGGTATCGGCGGCTGCTCGGCGGCGGAATTCGCCCGCCGCAGGTGGCCGTTCTGCGGGGCGGCGAAATGGTTCCGGCGCTGGATTTCTGCCGACCCGGGAAAAGCGCCGCGAATTACGCGGTTCCGGTGGCCGACCCCTTGGCGCTTATCCGGCAGCTGGAGGACGGCTGCACCGTGCTGCTGCCGCGCATCGACCAGTGGAACGCCGAGGTGGCCGCGCTGTCCGGCGCGCTCGGGCGGCTGCTCGGCTGCAAGGTCGAGGCCTCGCTGTCCGCGACCGCCTTCGGCGCCGAGCGCCTCGCCGCGCGCCACGAGGACGGCGACCTGCTGCTCGTCCAGCTCAACGGCGCCAAGAGCTGGCGCATCCACCCCGGCCCCGGCGCCGACGTCCTGGACACCGAGCTCACGGCGGGTCGGCTGCTCTACCTGCCGCGCGGCTCCGCGCACGCGGCGACCGGCAGCGAGGGGCTCTCGGTCCACCTCACCTTCGCCCTCCGCGACCACGACGCCCGCCGCCCCCAGCCCGCCACCCGCCAGCTCCTCCTGAGCGCCGTCCCGGCCTGA
- a CDS encoding DUF6296 family protein has product MTTIERYAVTLPGTPGTHAPPRVVTVTLTERVGMDGRPVYADDAGEFLVQISADGIAEPLTTEQGAATAAKCLHAVPLPAQR; this is encoded by the coding sequence ATGACCACGATCGAGCGCTACGCCGTCACGCTGCCGGGCACCCCGGGGACACACGCACCGCCCCGGGTGGTCACCGTGACGCTGACCGAGCGGGTGGGCATGGACGGGCGCCCGGTCTACGCGGACGACGCGGGCGAGTTCCTGGTGCAGATCAGCGCCGACGGCATCGCCGAGCCGCTGACCACCGAGCAGGGCGCCGCGACCGCCGCCAAGTGCCTGCACGCAGTCCCGCTGCCGGCGCAGCGCTGA
- a CDS encoding enoyl-CoA hydratase-related protein, translating into MRILLVASAFNSLTQRVFVELRDRGHLVGVQLALGDDELRAAVAEFGPELIVAPMLRSALPADLWSAYTCLIVHPGPVGDRGPSSLDWALHEGAAQWGVTVLQADGVMDGGDVWATVACAVPPEVGKSDFYRNEVSDAAVEAVLLAVRRFGSGGYRPERQAELAAVGRTRPYFAQSLRRIDWQRDGTAAVLRALRAADSQPGVLDELCGAQWFLHGGHPEERLRGRPGELLATGAGAVCRATADGAVWIPELRARRLPGGPLGVKLPAVQALGSRLPQLPEADGWRDIEYQEDGPVGVLRFSFPGGAMSTGQCRRLLAAYRVACARPTTVLVLGGGRDFFNNGIQLNVIEAAADPAEESWANIQAMDDLVEAVLTTTDRLVVAALGGNAAAGGVMLALAADEVWCRSGVVLNPHYRLMGLYGSEYWTYTLPRRVGASLARRLTEEALPVSAATACSLGLVDRIVECGPGRFAADVRALAARTAALGTVQERIARKKARLEEDGAAKPLAAYRAEELARMHRIFFDPSQPYHALRRAFVRKERPAGNPEQLSSPPPRRPQGESRWSAG; encoded by the coding sequence GTGCGGATTCTGCTCGTCGCGAGCGCGTTCAACAGTCTGACCCAGCGGGTCTTCGTCGAACTGCGGGACCGGGGACACCTGGTGGGTGTCCAACTGGCCCTGGGGGATGACGAGTTGCGCGCGGCCGTGGCCGAGTTCGGGCCGGAGTTGATCGTGGCGCCGATGCTGCGGAGCGCGCTGCCGGCCGACCTGTGGTCCGCGTACACCTGTCTGATCGTGCACCCCGGGCCGGTCGGCGACCGCGGGCCGTCCTCGCTGGACTGGGCGCTGCACGAGGGAGCGGCGCAGTGGGGCGTCACCGTGCTGCAGGCCGACGGCGTGATGGACGGCGGCGATGTCTGGGCGACCGTGGCCTGTGCGGTGCCGCCGGAAGTCGGCAAGAGCGACTTCTACCGCAACGAGGTCTCCGATGCCGCGGTGGAGGCGGTGCTGCTGGCGGTGCGGCGCTTCGGCTCGGGCGGCTACCGGCCCGAGCGGCAGGCCGAGTTGGCCGCCGTCGGGCGCACCCGTCCGTACTTCGCGCAGAGCCTGCGGCGGATCGACTGGCAGCGGGACGGGACGGCGGCGGTGCTGCGCGCCCTGCGGGCAGCCGACTCGCAGCCCGGGGTGCTCGACGAGCTGTGCGGGGCGCAGTGGTTCCTGCACGGCGGCCACCCCGAGGAGCGGCTGCGCGGGCGCCCGGGCGAGCTGCTGGCGACCGGGGCCGGCGCCGTCTGCCGGGCCACCGCGGACGGCGCGGTGTGGATCCCCGAGCTGCGCGCCCGCAGGCTCCCCGGCGGACCGCTCGGGGTGAAGCTCCCCGCCGTCCAGGCGCTGGGGAGCAGGCTGCCGCAGCTGCCCGAGGCCGACGGGTGGCGCGATATCGAGTACCAGGAGGACGGCCCGGTCGGGGTGCTGCGGTTCTCCTTCCCCGGCGGCGCGATGAGCACCGGGCAGTGCCGGCGCCTGCTCGCCGCCTACCGGGTCGCCTGCGCCCGCCCGACCACCGTGCTGGTGCTCGGCGGCGGGCGGGACTTCTTCAACAACGGCATCCAGCTCAATGTCATCGAGGCCGCCGCCGACCCGGCCGAGGAGTCCTGGGCCAACATCCAGGCGATGGACGACCTGGTCGAGGCGGTCCTGACCACCACCGACCGGCTGGTCGTCGCGGCGCTGGGCGGCAACGCCGCCGCGGGCGGGGTGATGCTGGCGCTGGCCGCCGACGAGGTGTGGTGCCGCTCGGGCGTCGTGCTCAACCCGCACTACCGGCTGATGGGGCTGTACGGCTCCGAGTACTGGACCTACACCCTGCCGCGCCGGGTGGGCGCCTCCCTGGCCCGGCGGCTGACCGAGGAGGCGCTACCGGTGAGCGCGGCCACTGCCTGCTCGCTGGGCCTGGTGGACCGGATCGTGGAGTGCGGGCCCGGACGCTTCGCAGCGGACGTCCGGGCCCTGGCGGCGCGTACGGCGGCGCTGGGGACCGTGCAGGAGCGGATCGCCCGGAAGAAGGCGCGCCTGGAGGAGGACGGCGCCGCCAAGCCGCTCGCCGCCTACCGGGCGGAGGAACTCGCCCGGATGCACCGGATCTTCTTCGACCCGAGCCAGCCGTACCACGCGCTGCGCCGCGCCTTCGTCCGCAAGGAGCGCCCGGCCGGCAACCCCGAGCAGCTCAGCTCACCGCCGCCCAGAAGGCCGCAGGGGGAGTCGCGTTGGTCAGCAGGTTGA
- a CDS encoding M1 family metallopeptidase, with the protein MPLSRCSPLGALTLAAVCWLGTLPAAAAGAGAPDPVFPGLGNSGYRALRYDLDFSYLPATRTVDGTTTITARSSRPLDRFELDSLGLAVHSVLVDGQPAGFALHDEKLAITPARAVPAGAVLTVQVRYTADPRAQLPHSGWVPTPDGFAVAGQPDSAHTVFPCDDVPGAKAEFTIRVSAPDELLGVANGTLDGSTEQQGRTTRTYTSREPMATELVQVTVGRYTVRERQGPAGVLLRDVVPTARAAALEPALALTPGQLGWIEQRLGDFPLESYGLLPVNTDDPDAFAFTGLETQTLTLYKPGFLEQPEAEIGSHMMHELVHSWFGDSVTPSTWADLWLNEGHADYYGLLYRYDQGWPDSLGLDSLDERMRDTYAQGDQWRHDSGPVAAPSAPATLFDSQRYLGGVLVLYALRQKVGDADFQRIERTFLQRFHSGTAGTQDYIAVASEVSGQDLSGFLGDWLYGTRTPPMPGHPDWTVAAAQTQRATPRGTATF; encoded by the coding sequence ATGCCCCTCTCCCGCTGTTCTCCCCTCGGCGCGCTCACGCTGGCGGCCGTCTGCTGGCTGGGGACCCTGCCCGCGGCGGCCGCAGGCGCGGGCGCGCCGGACCCGGTGTTCCCGGGGCTCGGCAACAGCGGGTACCGGGCGCTGCGGTACGACCTCGACTTCAGCTATCTGCCCGCGACCAGGACCGTCGACGGGACGACCACCATCACCGCGCGCAGCAGCCGACCGCTGGACCGCTTCGAGCTCGACAGCCTGGGTCTTGCCGTGCACAGCGTGCTGGTGGACGGGCAGCCGGCCGGATTCGCGCTGCACGACGAGAAGTTGGCGATCACCCCCGCGCGGGCCGTGCCGGCCGGCGCCGTACTGACCGTCCAGGTGCGCTACACCGCCGACCCGCGGGCACAGCTGCCGCACAGCGGGTGGGTTCCCACCCCCGACGGGTTCGCGGTGGCCGGGCAGCCGGACAGCGCGCACACGGTGTTCCCCTGCGACGATGTCCCCGGCGCCAAGGCCGAGTTCACCATCCGGGTGAGCGCCCCGGACGAGCTGCTCGGGGTGGCCAACGGGACGCTGGACGGCAGCACGGAGCAGCAGGGGCGCACCACCCGCACGTACACCTCGCGCGAGCCGATGGCCACCGAGCTGGTGCAGGTCACGGTGGGCCGCTACACCGTGCGCGAGCGGCAGGGGCCGGCCGGCGTCCTGCTGCGCGACGTCGTGCCGACCGCGCGGGCGGCCGCGCTGGAACCGGCGCTGGCGCTGACGCCCGGCCAGCTCGGCTGGATCGAACAGCGGCTCGGGGACTTCCCGTTGGAGTCGTACGGCCTGCTGCCCGTCAACACCGACGACCCGGACGCGTTCGCCTTCACCGGCCTGGAGACGCAGACCCTGACGCTCTACAAGCCGGGCTTCCTCGAGCAGCCGGAGGCCGAGATCGGCTCGCACATGATGCACGAGCTGGTGCACTCCTGGTTCGGCGACAGCGTCACCCCGAGCACCTGGGCGGACCTGTGGCTGAACGAGGGTCACGCCGACTACTACGGGCTGCTCTACCGCTACGACCAGGGCTGGCCCGACTCGCTCGGGCTGGACTCGCTCGACGAGCGGATGCGGGACACCTACGCCCAGGGCGACCAGTGGCGCCACGACTCCGGTCCGGTGGCCGCGCCGAGCGCGCCGGCCACCCTCTTCGACAGCCAGCGCTACCTGGGCGGCGTGCTGGTCCTGTACGCACTGCGCCAGAAAGTCGGCGACGCCGACTTCCAGCGCATCGAGCGGACCTTCCTGCAGCGCTTCCACAGCGGGACGGCCGGCACCCAGGACTACATCGCCGTCGCCTCCGAGGTCTCCGGGCAGGATCTCAGCGGCTTCCTCGGCGACTGGCTCTACGGCACCCGCACCCCGCCGATGCCCGGCCACCCGGACTGGACGGTGGCGGCGGCGCAGACCCAGCGCGCCACTCCGCGGGGGACCGCCACGTTCTAA